The window CAGCGGCTCGGGGAGCTGGCGGTGCTGGTGCGGGGTGCGGCGGCGGGGGTGGGTCCCGCCGACTGGTCGGCCTCGGCGCCGTACGAACTGGACGCGGCACAGCACCTGTTCCTGTTCTCCCGGGCCGACACCGTCTACGGCGGCTCGGACCAGATCCAGCGCACGATCATCGCCGAGCGTGTGCTCGGCCTGCCCAGGGAGCCCAAGGGAGCCGTGTGATGCGAGGCGTGATCTTCGACGGCAAGCAGGTCCGGGTCGTGACGGATCTGGAGGTGCGGGAGCCGGGGCCGGGTGAGGTGCGGGTCGCGATCCGGGCGGCCGGGCTCTGCCACAGCGATCTGTCGGTGGTGGACGGGACCATACCCTTCCCCGTTCCCGTGGTGCTGGGCCATGAAGGGGCCGGGGTCGTGGAGTCGGTGGGTGTGGGCGTCACCCATGTCGCGCCCGGTGACCATGTGGCCCTGTCCACGCTGGCCAACTGCGGGACGTGCGCGGAGTGCGACCGGGGACGGCCGACGATGTGCCGGGGCGCGATCGGGCGCCCGGGCCGGCCGTTCAGCCATGAAGGCCTGCCGGTGTACCAGTTCGCGGCGAACTCGGCCTTCGCGGAGCGCACGGTGGTGAAGGCCGTGCAGGCCGTCCGCATCCCCGAGGACATCCCCCTGGCGTCGGCGGCGCTGATCGGGTGCGGGGTGCTGACGGGGGTGGGTGCCGTACTGAACCGGGCGCGGGTGGACCGGGGCGACAGCGTGCTGGTGATCGGGACGGGCGGGATCGGGCTGAACGTGCTGCAGGGGGCGCGGCTGGCGGGCGCCCTGCGGATCGTCGCCGTCGACGCCAACCCGGCGAAGGAGGAGGTGGCGCGGCGCTTCGGCGCGACGGACTTCCTCACCTCGACCGAGGGCGTGCGCGACATCCTGCCCACCGGCGTGGACCACGCCTTCGAGTGCGTCGGCCGGGTGGAGCTGATCCGCCAGGCGATCGACGCGCTGGACCGGCACGGCCAGGCGATCCTCCTCGGCGTGCCCCCGGCCTCGGCCGAGGCGTCCTTCCGCGTCTCGTCGATGTACCTCGACAAGTCCGTCCTGGGCTGCCGCTACGGCTCCTCCCGCCCGCAGCGCGACATCGCCCTGTACGCCGACCTGTACCGCGAGGGCCGGCTGCTGCTCGACGAACTCGTCACCCGGACCTATCCGGTCGAGGAGTTCGAGAGGGCGGCGGCGGACGCGGAGGCGGGGCGGGTGGCGCGGGGAGTGCTCACATTCTGAGGTCTTCACGGGGTGTGGCCTCCCCGGCCCGGAAGGTCCGCCGGTAGGCGGTGGGGGTGACGCCGAGCGCCGTCTGGAGGTGCTGGCGCATCGACTGGGCCGTGCCGAAACCGGCGTCGTGGGCCACCTGGTCGACGGAGCGGTCGGTGGACTCCAGCAGATGCCGCGCCCGCTCCACCCGCTGCTGGGTGAGCCACTGGCCCGGGCTGACACCCGTCTCCTCACGGAAGCGGCGGGTGAAGGTGCGGACCGACATGGACTCCTGGGCGGCCATGTCACGCAGCTGGATCGGCTCGTGCAGACGGCCCAGGGCCCAGGCGCGGGCGGCGGTGGTGGACGCCTGCTGCGGATCGGGCACCGGCCGCTCGATGTACTGCGCCTGCCCGCCGTCGCGGTGGGGCGGTACGACCGTACGGCGGGCCACGTCGTTGGCGACGGCGGCGCCGTGGTCGCGGCGCACCATGTGCAGGCACAGATCGAGTCCGGCCGCGACGCCCGCGGAGGTCAGCACATCGCCGTCGTCGATGAACAGCACGTCCGGGTCGACCTCGATCCGGGGGAAGAGCCGCTGGAGGCGTTCGGCGTCGGACCAGTGGGTGGTGGCCGGGCGGCCGTCGAGCCGGCCCGCGGCGGCGAGGACGTAGACGCCGGTGCAGATGGAGGCCAGCCGGGTGCCGGGGCGTAGATGGGCGAGGGCGGCGGCGAGTTCGGCCGTCAGTACGCCGTCCTCGTAGACCGGGCCGAGTTCGTACGACGCCGGGACGATCACCGTGTCGGCGGTGGCCAGGGCCTCCGGGCCGTGGGCGACGTGGATGGTGAAGTCGGCGTCCGTCATCACCGGGCCGGGCGGGCGGATCGAGCAGGTCACGACCTCGTAGAGATGCCGGCCCTCGGTGTCCTTGGGGCGGCCGAAGATGCGGTGCGGGATGCCCAGTTCGAAGGGGAGCAGCCCGTCGAGGGCGAGGACGACGACACGGTGGGGCCGGAAACCGGAGTCTGCTGCGCTCGCTGCCATGGCCCGATCCTAACGAATGCTGTCCTTCGGGCCACTCGATGCGTCCGGGCCTGGATCGGAAGCTCTATGACGTGACCGAGACAAGCGAAGCCCCGGCCGCCGTGGAGCAGCCGTCGAAACCGACCCGCAGGCGGGTGCACCGCGCCTGGTTCGTCGCCGCCGTCACCTTCGTGACGATCATCGGCGCCGCGGCCTTCCGTTCCGTACCGGGTCTGCTCATCGACCCGTTGCACGAGGAGTTCGACTGGTCGCGCGGCACGATCGGCGCCGCGGTCTCCGTCAATCTCGCGCTGTACGGCCTGACGGCCCCCTTCGCGGCGGCCCTGATGGACCGCTTCGGCATCCGCCGGGTGGTCGCCGTCGCCCTGACGGTGATCGCGCTCGGTTCCGGCCTGACCGTGTGGATGACGGCGGCCTGGCAGCTGATGCTGTGCTGGGGGCTGCTGGTCGGCCTCGGCTCCGGCTCCATGGCGCTGGCGTTCGCGGCGACCGTCACCAACCGCTGGTTCACCGAGCGGCGCGGCCTCGTCAGCGGCATCCTCACCGCCGCGTCGGCCTCCGGCCAGCTGATCTTCCTGCCCTTGCTGTCCTGGATCATCGACCGCTACGACTGGCGTCCGGCGGCCGTGACGGTCGCCCTCGCCGCGCTCGCGGTCGTGCCGTTCGTGTGGCTCCTGCTGCACGACCACCCGGCCGACATCGGCCAGAAGCCGTACGGAGCAGCGGAGTTCGTACCGAAGCCGCCCCCGGTGGTGGGCGCCGCCCGCCGCGCCGTCTCCGTCCTGTTCTCGGCCGCCCGCACCGGCCCGTTCTGGCTGCTCGCCGGTACCTTCGCGATCTGCGGCGCCTCCACCAACGGCCTGATCCAGACCCACTTCGTGCCCGCCGCCCACGACCACCGCATGCCCATCACGGCCGCGGCCTCCCTGCTCGCGGTCATCGGGATCTTCGACGTCGTCGGCACGATCGCCTCCGGCTGGTTCACCGACCGCTTCGACTCGCGCCGCCTGCTCGCGGTCTACTACGCCCTGCGCGGCGTCTCGCTGCTCTTCCTCCCGCTGCTGCTGGCGCCCTCGGTCCACCCGCCGATGATCTTCTTCATCGTCTTCTACGGCCTCGACTGGGT of the Streptomyces koelreuteriae genome contains:
- a CDS encoding Zn-dependent alcohol dehydrogenase → MRGVIFDGKQVRVVTDLEVREPGPGEVRVAIRAAGLCHSDLSVVDGTIPFPVPVVLGHEGAGVVESVGVGVTHVAPGDHVALSTLANCGTCAECDRGRPTMCRGAIGRPGRPFSHEGLPVYQFAANSAFAERTVVKAVQAVRIPEDIPLASAALIGCGVLTGVGAVLNRARVDRGDSVLVIGTGGIGLNVLQGARLAGALRIVAVDANPAKEEVARRFGATDFLTSTEGVRDILPTGVDHAFECVGRVELIRQAIDALDRHGQAILLGVPPASAEASFRVSSMYLDKSVLGCRYGSSRPQRDIALYADLYREGRLLLDELVTRTYPVEEFERAAADAEAGRVARGVLTF
- a CDS encoding GlxA family transcriptional regulator, whose protein sequence is MAASAADSGFRPHRVVVLALDGLLPFELGIPHRIFGRPKDTEGRHLYEVVTCSIRPPGPVMTDADFTIHVAHGPEALATADTVIVPASYELGPVYEDGVLTAELAAALAHLRPGTRLASICTGVYVLAAAGRLDGRPATTHWSDAERLQRLFPRIEVDPDVLFIDDGDVLTSAGVAAGLDLCLHMVRRDHGAAVANDVARRTVVPPHRDGGQAQYIERPVPDPQQASTTAARAWALGRLHEPIQLRDMAAQESMSVRTFTRRFREETGVSPGQWLTQQRVERARHLLESTDRSVDQVAHDAGFGTAQSMRQHLQTALGVTPTAYRRTFRAGEATPREDLRM
- a CDS encoding MFS transporter; translation: MRPGLDRKLYDVTETSEAPAAVEQPSKPTRRRVHRAWFVAAVTFVTIIGAAAFRSVPGLLIDPLHEEFDWSRGTIGAAVSVNLALYGLTAPFAAALMDRFGIRRVVAVALTVIALGSGLTVWMTAAWQLMLCWGLLVGLGSGSMALAFAATVTNRWFTERRGLVSGILTAASASGQLIFLPLLSWIIDRYDWRPAAVTVALAALAVVPFVWLLLHDHPADIGQKPYGAAEFVPKPPPVVGAARRAVSVLFSAARTGPFWLLAGTFAICGASTNGLIQTHFVPAAHDHRMPITAAASLLAVIGIFDVVGTIASGWFTDRFDSRRLLAVYYALRGVSLLFLPLLLAPSVHPPMIFFIVFYGLDWVATVPPTLALCREQYGEDSAIVFGWVLASHQVGAALVAFLGGVARDTFGSYDVVWYASGALCAVAALMALVIRKKTSDG